The sequence below is a genomic window from Thiomonas intermedia.
CTTCGTCGACTGGCTGCAGAGCGCGGGACAATCGCTCTGGCAGTTCCTGCCGCTGGGCGACATCGGCCTGGGCCACTCGCCCTATATGAGCCGTTCGGCCTTCGCCGGCAATGTGCTGCTGATCGACCTGGCCGAATTGCACCAGCGCGGCTGGCTCGATGCCGACGATCTCACCCCCGCGGCAGGTCTGGCGGATGACCGCGTGGCCTTCGACCGGGTCATTGCCTTCCGCATGGAACGGCTGCGCCGCGCCGCCGCGCGCTTCGCGGCGCAGTCCACGCCGCAGGAGCGCGCCGAACTGGCCGCCTTTCGCGCCGAACACGCCGCGTGGCTCGACGACTACGCCCTCTTCATGGCCCTGTCCGAGCAGTTCGGTGATCGGCTGTGGAGCACCTGGGATGCCCCACTCGCGCAACGCAAGACTGCGGCACTGAAGCAGGCCCGAACCGAGCACGCCCCGCGTATCGACTTCTGGGTGTTCGCGCAGTGGAGCTTCTTCCGGCAATGGGCGGCGCTGCGGGCCTACGCGAACGGCAAGGGCGTCAGCCTGGTGGGCGACATGCCCATTTTCATCTCCCTCAACAGCGCCGACGTGTGGGCGCGGCCCGATCTGTTCCAGCTCGACGACGCGGGCAAGCCCACCGTCGTGGCCGGCGTGCCGCCCGACTATTTCTCCGCCACCGGACAGCGCTGGGGCAACCCGCACTATCGCTGGAGCGCGCACGCCGCCGAGGGCTACGCCTGGTGGATCGCACGGCTGCGCGCCACCTTCGAGCTGGTCGACCGGGTCCGCATCGACCACTTCCGTGGTTTCGAGAGCTGCTGGGAAATACCCGCCGACCAGCCCACGGCCGTCGGCGGCCGCTGGGTTGCGGCGCCGGGCGAGGCGCTGTTCGAGGCCGTGTCCCGTGCTCTGGGGCCACTGCCCATCATCGCCGAAGACCTCGGCGTCATCACTCCCGAAGTCACCGCGCTGCGCCAGCGATTCGGCTTTCCCGGCATGCGCATCCTGCACTTCGCCTGGGGGCAGGACGATGGCGGCCTCAACGCCTACCTGCCGCACAACTACACCCACGACACCGTGGTCTATCCGGGCACGCACGACAACGACACCTCGGAGGGCTGGTGGGCGCAGGCGCCCGAGCGCGTGCGCCACCACCTGCGCGAATACCTGGCCTGCGACGGCGGCGACATCGCCTGGACGCTGATGCGCACGGCCAGCGCCAGCGTGGCCGACATCGCCCTGTACGCCATGCAGGACGTGCTCCGCCTCGATGGCGCCCATCGCATGAATACGCCCGGCACGGCAGAGGGCAACTGGGGCTGGCGTTTCACCTGGGCTCAGGTACAACCGGCCCATGCTGCGGCGCTCAAGCGCTTCGGCCAGCTCTACAACCGTCTACCCACCTGAACTGGATCGCGCCCATGCTGACCGAACACGACATCACCGCGCTGGACCACGGCCGCCACGACGATCCGTTCGGCGTGCTGGGCATGCATCTGCGCGGTGCGGGGCTTTGGGTCAGCGCGGTGCTGCACGGCGCGCTGGGCGTGGAAGTCGTCGAACGCACCAGTGGCAAGATCGTCGCCACACTCGACCGGCTGGGCGAGACCGCCGTGTTCAGCGCCCGCATGGGCCGCCGGCGCAAAGCGTTCGACTACCTGCTGCGCGTGCACTGGCCGCCCTTGCGCGCCGGCGACCCGGACTGGGTGGTCGATCTCGAAGACCCCTACCGCTTCCCGCCGGTGCTGGGCGAGACCGATGCCTGGCTGCTCGCCGAAGGCACGCACCTGCGCCCCTACGAATGTCTGGGCGCTCACCCGGGTGACTTGCTCGGCGTGGCCGGCACGCGCTTTGCCGTGTGGGCGCCCAACGCACGGCGCGTTTCGGTGATCGGCGATTTCAACGGCTGGGACGGCCGCCGCCACCCCATGCGGCTGCGGCGCGAATGCGGGGTCTGGGAGCTGTTCCTGCCCAACGTCGGACGAGGCGCGCTCTACAAATTCGACATCCTCACCCAGCACGGCGAGATGATGCAGAAGGCAGACCCCCTGGCCTTCCGCGCCGAGCTGCGGCCCAACACCGCCAGCATCGTGCAAGGCCTGCCGCCGCTGCACCCAGTGCGCCCCGCCATGGCGCAGGCTAACGGGTTCGATGCGCCCATCAGCATCTACGAGGTGCATCTGGGCTCCTGGCGCAAGATGGAGGGCTGGCGCTGGCTGAGCTACCGCGAGCTGGCCGAGACCCTGGTGCCCTACGCCCGCGACATGGGCTTCACCCATCTGGAGCTGCTGCCCGTCAGCGAACATCCTTTCGACGCCTCATGGGGCTATCAGCCCATCAGCCTCTACGCCCCGACCGCGCGCTTCGGCACACCCGAAGATTTTCAGTTTTTCGTCGACGCGGCGCATGCCGCCGGGCTGGCGGTGATTCTCGACTGGGTGCCGGCGCACTTCCCGTCCGATCCGCACGGGCTGGCCAACTTCGACGGCACGCACCTCTACGAATACGCCGATCCGAAGGAAGGCTTCCACCACGACTGGAACACCCTGATCTACAACTTCGGCCGCACCGAAGTGCGCAACTACCTGGTGGCCAACGCCCTTTACTGGCTGGAGCGCTTCAACGTGGACGGCCTTCGGGTGGACGCCGTGGCCTCCATGCTGTATCGCGACTACAGCCGCCCCGCCGGACAGTGGGTGCCCAACCAGTTCGGCGGGCGCGAAAACCTCGAAGCCATCGATTTCCTGCGGCGCATGAACCACACCGTCGGCGTGCAGCGGCCCGGCGCCATCACCCTGGCCGAAGAGTCCACCGCCTTCCCTGGCGTGAGCCGCCCGCCCAGCGCCGACCTGCGCAGCGGAGGCCTGGGCTTTCACTACAAATGGAATATGGGCTGGATGCACGACACGCTGAGCTTCATGCGCCGCGACCCGGTGCACCGCCAGTTCCACCACAACGAGCTGACCTTCAGCATGATGTATGCCTATGACGAAAACTTCGTGCTGCCGCTTTCGCACGACGAGGTCGTCCACGGCAAGGGCGCGCTGCTGGCCAAGATGCCCGGCGACCGCTGGCAGCAGTTCGCCAATCTGCGCGTCTACCTCGGCTATATGTTCAGCCATCCGGGCAAAAAGCTGCTGTTCATGGGCGACGAATTGGCGCAAGGGCCGGAATGGCAGTCCGACTACAGCGTCGACTGGGACGCGCTGCTCCACGCGCCCAACCAGGGTGTGCAGCGGCTGGTGCGCGACCTCAACCTCACCTACCGCGCCCATGCGGCCCTGCACCAGCGCGACCATCACCCCCACGGTTTCGCCTGGATCACCTACGACGACGCCTCGCAGTCGGTGCTGGCCTTCGAGCGCAGGGCAGCCGACGGCGGCAGCCTGGTCGTGCTGTGCAATTTCACCCCGACGCCGCGCCCCGACTACCGCATCGGCGTGCCGCGGGGCGGGCGCTGGGAAGCCTTGATCAACACCGACGACCCGGTCTACGGCGGCTCCGGGCTGCCGCTGGCGCTGCACGAAGCCGAGCCCCGGCCCTCGCATGGCCGCGCGCATGCGCTGCAGCTCAGCCTGCCGCCGCTGGCCTGCGTCATCCTCAAGCCCGCGTCCTGATCGACGACCATGAACACGCCGCGCCGCGCAGGCAAACCCCGATCCACCCTCGCGCTGGCGCGCCTGCAAGCCGCGCGCGCCAGCAGCCTGGGCGCGCAGTTGCAGGCCGACGGCGTGCACTTCGCCCTCGCCGCGCCGCATGCGCAGGCGGTCGAACTCTGCCTGTTCGCACCCGACGGTCAGACCGAAATCGCGCGCCTGCCCCTGCCCGCCCCGCGCGACGGCATCTGGCAAGCACACCTGCCCGCCGACGCCAAGACCGCGCAGCAGCTGATCTACGGCTGGCGGGTGCACGGCCCCTGGTCCCCCAAGGACGGCCACTTGTTCAACCCGGCCAAACTGCTGCTCGACCCCTGCGCCCGCGAGGTGGTCGGCCACTACGACGGCAGCGATCTGCACCTCGGCTACGACCCCGCCCACCCCGACCGCCCCGACCCGCGCGACAACGCCGCCACCGCGCTCAAGGCGCGCGTGGTCGCCGATCTGCCGCCGCTCAAGACACCCCGCCCGGTCGTCGACCCGGCGCAGCGCGTCATCTACGAACTGCACGTCAAAGGCTTCACCGCCCAGCTTGCCGAGGTGCCCCCCGCCTTGCGCGGCAGCTACGCGGGTCTGGCGCACCCGGCCAGCGTGGCGCACCTCAAGTCGCTGGGCGTCACCACCGTCAGCCTGCTGCCCGTAGCGTTTCGCGCCGACGAGGCCCGGCTGCTGCAGATGGGCCTGAGCAATTACTGGGGCTACACCCCCATCGCCTGGAGTGCGCCCGAAACGCGGCTGTGGAGCGGCACGCCGGGCAGCACGCCCCGCAGCGAGTTCCGCGACATGGTCGAAGCGCTGCATAGCGCGGGTCTCGAGGTGATTCTCGACGTGGTCTACAACCACACCGCCGAACTCGACCCGCGCGGTCCCACCCTGTCGATGCGCGGCATCGACAACGCGCTCTACTACCACCGCGACCCCCAGGCGCCGCAGCAGGTGCTCGACTGGACGGGCTGCGGCAACAGCGTCAACCTCAACGAGCCACTGGTGCTGCGCGTGGCCATGGACAGTCTGCGCCGCTGGGTGGGTGAGTTCGGCGTGGACGGCTTCCGCTTCGATCTGGCCAGCACCCTGGCGCGCGGCCCGGCCCGGCTGGCGCACGAATTCCAGCCCGACGGCGCCTTTCTCAGCGCCATTTCCCAAGACCCGATGCTGTGCAACTGCCTGCTCGTGGCCGAACCCTGGGACCTAGGGCCGGGCGGCTACCGCCTCGGCGGGTTTCCGCCGGGTTGGCTGGAGTGGAACGACCGGTTCCGCGACACCCAGCGCGGCTTCTGGCTGCAACATCAAAACGCCCCGAGCGAATTCGCCACCCGTCTGGCCGGATCGAGCGATGTATTCAGCCCCGCGCTGCGCGGCGCGCACAGCAGCGTGAACTTCATCACCGCCCACGACGGTTTCACCCTGCGCGATCTGGTGAGCTACGCCCACCGCCACAACCACGCCAACGGCGAAGACAACCGCGACGGTCACGGTCACAACCTCAGCACCAACAACGGCGTCGAGGGGCCGACGCAGTCGCCCGACATCCTCACCGCCCGCGCCCGGCAGAGCCGCGCCCTGCTCGCCGTGTTGCTGCTCGCCCTGGGCACTCCGATGCTGCTGGCCGGCGACGAACTCGGCCACACCCAGCGCGGCAACAACAATGCCTACTGCCAGGACAACCCAACGTCCTGGATCGACTGGGCGCAGGCCGACCTCGGCCTGCGCGACTACGTCAGCGGCGTCATCGCCCTGCGCCGCGACCTGCCCGTGCTGCAGAGCCTGCACTGGTGGGCCCCCACCGCCACCGCTGCGCAAACTGGCGCCACCTGGTACCGCAGCGATGGCCAGCCGATGGAGCGCGCCGACTGGGAGCGCGACGATCACGGCGCCCTGATGGTGCAGCTCGGAGCGGCACGGCAGCAGGTTCTGATTCTTATCAATGCCGAGGGGCAAGAAGTGCCCTTTACCCTCCGGCCCGGGAACTGGATTCTTAGACTGTCCAGCGACAATGGCTTTGTCGCGCCCCTGGGCGAAACCCACGCGAAACCGCTGGGCCCGCAGCAGATGCTGCCGCCCACCAGCCTGTGGGTCGTCGCGCAGGAACCACCCGCCTCAACTCAGTCAGGAGAGTCACCGGCATGAAGCTCGTCGTTCGTCCCGCCAACCCCTTCGAAGGCCAGCGCCCCGGCACCTCCGGATTGCGCAAGAAGGTCAGCGTGTTCCAGCAGCCGGGTTATCTCGACAACTTCGTGCAGGCGCTGTTCAACGTCCTGGGAGACGCCCGCGGCAAGACCCTGGTGGTCGGCGGCGACGGGCGCTTCTACAACCGCGTGGCCCTCCAGACCATCTTGCGCATGGCCGCCGCGCACGGCTACGCCCGGGTGCTGGTGGGCCAGGGCGGCATTCTCTCCACTCCCGCGATGAGCGCCGTCATCCGCAAACGCGGCGCCAGTGGCGGCATCGTGCTGTCGGCCAGTCACAACCCCGGCGGGCCGCAAGGCGACTTCGGCATCAAATACAACATCGGCAACGGCGGCCCGGCGCCCGAGTCGGTCACCGAGGCCATCTATCTGCGCTCGCGCGAAATCACCGAAGTCCGCACGGTGGACAGCCCCGATCTGCCGCTGGACGCGCCCGGCACCCATGCGCTGCTGGACACGCAGATCGAGATCATCGACCCGGTGGCCGACTACTGCGCGGTGCAGCGCGAGCTGTTCGATTTCGACGCCATCCGCACCCTGTTCGCCCGCGGCTTCCGCCTGCGTCTGGACACCATGTGGGCCGTGGGCGGCCCCTACGCCCGCGCGCTGCTGGAAGGCGAGTTGGGCGCACCCAAGGGCACCGTGGTCAACGCCGAACCGCGCGAAGACTTCGGCGATCTGCACCCCGATCCCAATCCGGTCAACGCCACCGATCTCATCGACCACATGGCCGCGGCCGACGCGCCCGACATGGGCGCCGCCACCGATGGCGATGCCGACCGGAACATGATCGTCGGGCGCAACTTCGTGGTTTCGCCCTCCGACAGCCTCGCCGTGCTGGCGGCGCACGCCACGCGCATTCCGGGCTACGCGCCGGGGCTGGCGGGCGTGGCGCGCTCCATGCCCACCTCCACCGCGGTCGATCGTGTTGCCGCCTCGCTGGGCGTGGCCTGCTTTGAGACACCCACCGGCTGGAAGTTTTTCGGCAATCTGCTCGATGCCGACCAAGTCACCCTCTGCGGAGAAGAGAGCTACGGCACCGGCTCAAACCACATCCGCGAGAAAGACGGCCTGTGGGCCGTGCTGTTCTGGCTCAACCTCATCGCCGTGACCGGCAAGTCGGTGGAACAACTGGTGCGCGAACTGTGGGTCGCGCATGGCCGCTGCGTGTATTCGAGGCACGACTATGAAGGCATTCCCACCGAGCAGGCCGACGCGCTGATGCGCGACCTGCGCGCCGCGCTGCCTGAACTGCCCGGCAAGACCCTTGCGGGCGAGCCCGTGGCCGTGGCCGACGACTTCGCCTACACCGACCCCACCGACGGCAGCGTGAGCAGCCAGCAGGGCGTGCGCATCATTCTGCAAAGCGGTTCGCGCGTGGTGTTCCGGCTCTCGGGCACGGGCACCGAAGGCGCGACGCTGCGCCTCTACCTGGAACGCCACGAGCCCGACCCGGCACGCCACGATCTGCCCGCGCAGGAGGCGCTCGCCCCTCTCATCGCCCTGGCCGAGCAAGTGGCCCAGGTGCGCCACCACACCGGAATGAATGCCCCCAGCGTCATGACCTAAGCCCGCGTTTTGCCCTGAGCTTCACCCCTAAAACACACAGGAGACCTGCCATGAATCAGAACCGCCCGTTGAGCCAGGTGAACATGCAAGACCGCCAGATGCAGCCGCACATGCTGGTGCGCCGCTCCATCGCCCTGGTGCTGGCGGGTGGGCGGGGCTCCCGGCTGAAGCAACTAACCGACAAGCGGGCCAAGCCGGCGGTGTATTTCGGCGGCAAGTTCCGCATCATCGACTTCGCCCTGTCCAACTGCGTCAACTCGGGCATCCGGCGCATCGGCGTGATCACGCAGTACAAGTCGCATTCGCTGCTGCGGCACCTGCAACGCGGCTGGAGTTTCCTGAGGGCCGAGCTCAACGAAATGGTCGATCTGCTGCCGGCCCAGCAGCGCGTGGAC
It includes:
- the malQ gene encoding 4-alpha-glucanotransferase, coding for MSSNPNASRFTRASGVLLHLTSLPGPHGSGDLGSAAYHFVDWLQSAGQSLWQFLPLGDIGLGHSPYMSRSAFAGNVLLIDLAELHQRGWLDADDLTPAAGLADDRVAFDRVIAFRMERLRRAAARFAAQSTPQERAELAAFRAEHAAWLDDYALFMALSEQFGDRLWSTWDAPLAQRKTAALKQARTEHAPRIDFWVFAQWSFFRQWAALRAYANGKGVSLVGDMPIFISLNSADVWARPDLFQLDDAGKPTVVAGVPPDYFSATGQRWGNPHYRWSAHAAEGYAWWIARLRATFELVDRVRIDHFRGFESCWEIPADQPTAVGGRWVAAPGEALFEAVSRALGPLPIIAEDLGVITPEVTALRQRFGFPGMRILHFAWGQDDGGLNAYLPHNYTHDTVVYPGTHDNDTSEGWWAQAPERVRHHLREYLACDGGDIAWTLMRTASASVADIALYAMQDVLRLDGAHRMNTPGTAEGNWGWRFTWAQVQPAHAAALKRFGQLYNRLPT
- the glgB gene encoding 1,4-alpha-glucan branching protein GlgB encodes the protein MLTEHDITALDHGRHDDPFGVLGMHLRGAGLWVSAVLHGALGVEVVERTSGKIVATLDRLGETAVFSARMGRRRKAFDYLLRVHWPPLRAGDPDWVVDLEDPYRFPPVLGETDAWLLAEGTHLRPYECLGAHPGDLLGVAGTRFAVWAPNARRVSVIGDFNGWDGRRHPMRLRRECGVWELFLPNVGRGALYKFDILTQHGEMMQKADPLAFRAELRPNTASIVQGLPPLHPVRPAMAQANGFDAPISIYEVHLGSWRKMEGWRWLSYRELAETLVPYARDMGFTHLELLPVSEHPFDASWGYQPISLYAPTARFGTPEDFQFFVDAAHAAGLAVILDWVPAHFPSDPHGLANFDGTHLYEYADPKEGFHHDWNTLIYNFGRTEVRNYLVANALYWLERFNVDGLRVDAVASMLYRDYSRPAGQWVPNQFGGRENLEAIDFLRRMNHTVGVQRPGAITLAEESTAFPGVSRPPSADLRSGGLGFHYKWNMGWMHDTLSFMRRDPVHRQFHHNELTFSMMYAYDENFVLPLSHDEVVHGKGALLAKMPGDRWQQFANLRVYLGYMFSHPGKKLLFMGDELAQGPEWQSDYSVDWDALLHAPNQGVQRLVRDLNLTYRAHAALHQRDHHPHGFAWITYDDASQSVLAFERRAADGGSLVVLCNFTPTPRPDYRIGVPRGGRWEALINTDDPVYGGSGLPLALHEAEPRPSHGRAHALQLSLPPLACVILKPAS
- the glgX gene encoding glycogen debranching protein GlgX, which produces MNTPRRAGKPRSTLALARLQAARASSLGAQLQADGVHFALAAPHAQAVELCLFAPDGQTEIARLPLPAPRDGIWQAHLPADAKTAQQLIYGWRVHGPWSPKDGHLFNPAKLLLDPCAREVVGHYDGSDLHLGYDPAHPDRPDPRDNAATALKARVVADLPPLKTPRPVVDPAQRVIYELHVKGFTAQLAEVPPALRGSYAGLAHPASVAHLKSLGVTTVSLLPVAFRADEARLLQMGLSNYWGYTPIAWSAPETRLWSGTPGSTPRSEFRDMVEALHSAGLEVILDVVYNHTAELDPRGPTLSMRGIDNALYYHRDPQAPQQVLDWTGCGNSVNLNEPLVLRVAMDSLRRWVGEFGVDGFRFDLASTLARGPARLAHEFQPDGAFLSAISQDPMLCNCLLVAEPWDLGPGGYRLGGFPPGWLEWNDRFRDTQRGFWLQHQNAPSEFATRLAGSSDVFSPALRGAHSSVNFITAHDGFTLRDLVSYAHRHNHANGEDNRDGHGHNLSTNNGVEGPTQSPDILTARARQSRALLAVLLLALGTPMLLAGDELGHTQRGNNNAYCQDNPTSWIDWAQADLGLRDYVSGVIALRRDLPVLQSLHWWAPTATAAQTGATWYRSDGQPMERADWERDDHGALMVQLGAARQQVLILINAEGQEVPFTLRPGNWILRLSSDNGFVAPLGETHAKPLGPQQMLPPTSLWVVAQEPPASTQSGESPA
- a CDS encoding alpha-D-glucose phosphate-specific phosphoglucomutase, which codes for MKLVVRPANPFEGQRPGTSGLRKKVSVFQQPGYLDNFVQALFNVLGDARGKTLVVGGDGRFYNRVALQTILRMAAAHGYARVLVGQGGILSTPAMSAVIRKRGASGGIVLSASHNPGGPQGDFGIKYNIGNGGPAPESVTEAIYLRSREITEVRTVDSPDLPLDAPGTHALLDTQIEIIDPVADYCAVQRELFDFDAIRTLFARGFRLRLDTMWAVGGPYARALLEGELGAPKGTVVNAEPREDFGDLHPDPNPVNATDLIDHMAAADAPDMGAATDGDADRNMIVGRNFVVSPSDSLAVLAAHATRIPGYAPGLAGVARSMPTSTAVDRVAASLGVACFETPTGWKFFGNLLDADQVTLCGEESYGTGSNHIREKDGLWAVLFWLNLIAVTGKSVEQLVRELWVAHGRCVYSRHDYEGIPTEQADALMRDLRAALPELPGKTLAGEPVAVADDFAYTDPTDGSVSSQQGVRIILQSGSRVVFRLSGTGTEGATLRLYLERHEPDPARHDLPAQEALAPLIALAEQVAQVRHHTGMNAPSVMT